Part of the Mauremys reevesii isolate NIE-2019 linkage group 4, ASM1616193v1, whole genome shotgun sequence genome is shown below.
TTGTTTCAAAGCTACCAAATTTCGAGGAATACGATGAACAGTTCTACAAAGAGTACTACATAAATTTGAAAATGAGAAAGGATGCTGACATTGCACTGGCTCTTAGTAATATTGCtaaagcagcagaaaaaaacagACAGTATGCTCAAGGAAGGTGTTCTAAACGCAGGGAAATAACATTTGAGGCCGGGGACTGTTACGGTACTGAATACGAGaaggaaaacaagaaaaggaaGACTGCTGCCACCTAGCTATCCTGGCCCATACGAGGTTACTGCCGTTGTGAGTACAAGAGTTAAATTGGGAACCATCTCAGGGAAACTGTTAGGATCTATGTACTATGGCTCCCATTTAAAGAGCCACCAACATTAGGGGCTGAAAACAGATCAGGAAAACAGGGAAATGGAAACTGCTCTGGATGAGATTGAAAAAACAGTGCCCTCCGAAGAGATTGGGAAAATGGGTGGCAatataagtttatggaggggatgggataacgggatagcctaattttggcaatttaaataatctttgactactagcggtaaatatgcccaatggcctgtgatgggatgttagctggggtgggatctgagttactacagaaaatcctttcctgggtgctggctggtaaagtcttgcccacatgctcagggtttagctgatggccatatctggggttgggaaggaattttcctccagggcagatatGTTCAAGGAATATTATTTTATAAATGTTACGAGTTAACTGAAATGATATTTAGCGATATCAATTCTGTGATTTCATTTTCTCATCTCTTATTTATCAAAGGTCCAGTGTGCCCTGCCTTCCGGAGGGAAATCACTGAGATTTCCTTCTAAATGAGAAGAAAGTCCAGCTGCACAAAATGTGCATAGTTCAGTTGTTTATAAAAGATGTACATTGTGCAATTGTTTTGTAGagagaaatattttggttttcttgGAATTACACCGCTGGAGTATAAAGGCGTAATAGAGACGTTTAATTTTAATGTACatttcagttaaaaacaaaaaacatgttaACTCTGTATAGTAAACATGTTTAGAtgcttgtttttgaaaaaaaatacgGAAATGAAAAGTAAGTTAGTTTTGTTGATACACCTTGTTACAATAATaaagtttttacattttgaaaaataCCTGTCTTGGTGTCCACACTTACAGTGGAGATTTCAAACCGGTAGCAAATTCCCATCACCATTTACAACTCTCATCTTTGTCATCCTGTGCGCCAGAGGTAGCTGATTGTGGCGGATGGTTGATGCTTTGCCAGAACTTGCTACCCCAGGCCAGAGACAGAATTTGCTACCTCTTGCGTTTCCAGGTACTGCTGGCATACAGCAGCTGCGTGGAAGACCTTACAGCAGCtgcagcggtacagctgtgccactgtgagGTGTGTAGTGTAGAAATAGCCTTTGACGTCAAGGGGAGGTttacctttgatttcaatggggaaaGAACAAGGCCAGCGACCAGTGCTTTTGAAATTCCCACACTCTGTGGATTCAGCAGCTGAGGAGTTTGCCCTACAAGTTGATCTGCCGGGTGCCGACTCAAATCGATTAGGAACCATTTGATGAACTCTGACATTCAGACCTACATTTAAGAGCCTAACCTGCAACCAGCCACCTGTGTGAAATAGGGTGGAATGACCTGGCTGGGCAAACATTTGCTATGTGGATTTTATTTAGCTCCTTGGCGTGGTTAATTTCTTAGACTTGTCCAGGCACGGATGCAGGCACTTTGCATTTAATAGGTTGAATGGCAGTGCTTCTTTCAGTGTATCTGGGGAATTGAAAGAAATAACCATAGAGCTCCCAAGCCTTCCCCAGGTCTAGAGAGGACCAGGCACTGCTGTAAGGGGAACTTAATAAAGGCAGGAACTTCCTGCTCTCAGCTGTTTCCTCTGGAAGTATCAGGCTGGAGTTCCTCAGCACTGAGGGGCTGAATCCAATTGATGAGCTCTCCTGGGAACACCTTTGGGAATAACCCTTCCAAGCGGTGAGTCTCTGGGCTAAAGGGGAagtgcagggggagagagagacacaggcaAAGGCAGGAAATCGCTGCCTGGAGGAAAAGGCTGCCAGGCCCAGGGGAGTGTATCTGAACGGTGGCTGGGACCAGAGGGATCCCGCACGGGCAGGGCTGAGCCCAACAGTCGGGAGAGCATTTGCACCGTATTTAATTTTGTGTTCGTGTGAGGAGTGTGTTACAGGGTCTCGCTGGGTGAAACAGCCACTTGCTATTGGTAGAATAGCGGCGCTACAAGCTGCGGTCAGGCTCCGGTCACCCACTGACCCAAAAACCCTCAGTTATTCACCCAGATCTATGCCAGTTTCCCTGGCTGCGTTacgcaggagatcagactaggaTCTACGAACGTCTGCCAATCTCCCCACGGCCTTGAGCAAACCTCCAGGGAAAATTCTCCAGCAGCTGAATTCAGGGGCCAGTTGTTGCAAAACGACACTCCAGCCCCTCTCTGCTTTCACGCCCTCAGCCAAACTTGCCATGATCTCCCGGCTGGAGCGCGGGGAGGAGCCGAGCAGCCTGATTCTCCAGGACTCCGAGGAAAGGGAGGGCCTGAAAGGTGAGGAATGAGTGACACCACCTCAGAGATGGTCTGGgagagcagggaaaagctgggaTCCCAGCAAAACCACTGGGAGCTCCCCAGTCTGCCTTGTCCTCTGCAGGTGCCCTGGCCTCATGGCAGGCATCACTCCCAGCTCCCACCTGACCCTGGcaggagccctcacctcccccagccTTGGGGGGATTCGCTTCCTGCCCATcagctgcatctctctctctcgctctcccccaGAAGGTGCCAGGACAGCGaatgagaacgaggaggagaatccccagcaggaaggGTCTGCGGGAACAGAGCTGCCCAGGACGTCTGCCACACAGCGGGGAGGAGCCAGCGAGAGCCCGGGCGGGGCAGGACCACAGCAGGGAGAGCCCCTGGAGGAGAACGAAGCCGCCCCGGGGGAGAAACCCTACCAGGGCACCCAGTGCCACAAACACTTCAGCCGCAGCTCCAACCTGCTCCGTCACCGGCGCTCCCACACGGGTGAAAAGCTGTTTCGCTGCACCGTGTGTGGGAAGGGCTTTACGCAGCGCAGGGAACCTCACGGAGCACAGCCAGATCCACGCCGGGGAGCACCCCTCCCAGTGCCCCCAGTGCGGGAAGGCCTTTGCCCTGAGCGCCTCCCTGCACCAGCACCGCCGCAGCCACACCAGAGAGCGGCCCTACACGGGCCTAGAGTGGGGGAAGGGCTTTGGGGTGAGCTCTGCGCTCGTGGTTCACCAACGCATCCACACCTGGGAGCGGCTCTACCTGTGTGAGGAGTGCAGACGCGGCTTCTGCCGCAGCTCCAACCTGGTACGGCACCTGCGCacccacaccggggagcggccccACAGCTGCACCCAGTGCAGCAAGTGCTTTGGggagagctctgccctgatccaGCACCGGCACACCCATGCCAGCGAGCGCCCCTACCAGTGCCTTGACTGTGAGCAGGGCTTCAGCCAGGCCTCCCACCAGGCCCAGCACCGGCACACCCACACCGGGGGGTGGCCTTACGCCTGTGCAGATGGCGCTTCAGGGAGAGCTCCAACCTCATCAAGCACCAGCGGGGGCATTCGGGGGAGCGGCCCTACAAGTGCCCCCAGTGCGGGAAAGGGTTCAGCCACCCC
Proteins encoded:
- the LOC120404067 gene encoding zinc finger protein OZF-like, encoding MRTRRRIPSRKGLREQSCPGRLPHSGEEPARARAGQDHSRESPWRRTKPPRGRNPTRAPSATNTSAAAPTCSVTGAPTRVKSCFAAPCVGRALRSAGNLTEHSQIHAGEHPSQCPQCGKAFALSASLHQHRRSHTRERPYTGLEWGKGFGVSSALVVHQRIHTWERLYLCEECRRGFCRSSNLVRHLRTHTGERPHSCTQCSKCFGESSALIQHRHTHASERPYQCLDCEQGFSQASHQAQHRHTHTGGWSSNLIKHQRGHSGERPYKCPQCGKGFSHPSNLIHHQRTHVDIEPFKWPNCGKSFTQHGWVHTGQKPYQCPQCGKGFSQSSHYTYHQHRTATPYSGPSAMPAVGRALAAAPT